The following proteins are co-located in the Rhodococcus opacus B4 genome:
- a CDS encoding thiamine pyrophosphate-binding protein, with translation MNPTVSAPGWQKSVFDVLREGDVQQIVYVPDAGHSYAIQAAIADPSIEDVVLTTEEEGVGVVSGAWLGGQRAVLLMQSSGVGNCVNMFSLLEMCKFPFLTLVTMRGEYAEFNPWQIPMGSTTQQALELMGITVFRVDDPDQVGEVVSAAFDQAFLAGERVAVLLGQRLIGRKKWERK, from the coding sequence ATGAATCCCACAGTCAGCGCCCCCGGCTGGCAGAAGTCCGTGTTCGACGTTCTGCGTGAAGGAGATGTCCAGCAGATCGTCTACGTCCCGGACGCCGGCCACTCGTACGCGATCCAAGCCGCGATCGCCGATCCCAGCATCGAAGACGTCGTTCTGACCACCGAGGAAGAGGGCGTCGGAGTCGTCAGCGGAGCCTGGCTCGGCGGACAACGTGCGGTCCTGCTCATGCAGAGCAGCGGAGTCGGCAACTGCGTCAACATGTTCTCTCTTCTGGAGATGTGCAAGTTCCCGTTCCTCACGCTCGTGACGATGCGCGGTGAGTACGCCGAGTTCAACCCGTGGCAGATCCCGATGGGCTCGACGACGCAGCAGGCCCTCGAACTCATGGGCATCACAGTTTTCCGGGTCGACGACCCCGATCAGGTCGGCGAGGTTGTCTCTGCCGCCTTCGACCAAGCTTTTCTCGCTGGTGAGCGCGTCGCCGTGCTCCTGGGTCAGCGGCTCATCGGACGTAAGAAGTGGGAGCGCAAGTGA
- a CDS encoding HigA family addiction module antitoxin, whose protein sequence is MTTDLSPIHPGEILREDFLEPFGITQNRLATIIGVPPRRINEIVLGKRSITADTALRLAQAFGNSAQFWLNIQDRYELDLAADKLGDTLAKITRLSA, encoded by the coding sequence ATGACTACAGACCTGAGCCCCATTCACCCCGGCGAGATCCTCCGCGAGGACTTCCTCGAGCCTTTCGGTATCACGCAGAACCGCCTGGCCACGATCATCGGTGTGCCGCCCCGGCGGATCAACGAGATCGTGCTCGGCAAGCGGTCGATCACCGCAGACACCGCGCTGCGGCTGGCCCAGGCGTTCGGCAACAGCGCCCAGTTCTGGCTCAACATCCAGGACCGCTACGAGCTCGACCTTGCGGCCGACAAGCTCGGCGACACCCTCGCCAAGATCACGCGCCTCTCGGCATAG
- a CDS encoding MerR family transcriptional regulator — translation MKIGELSHRTGVATRLLRYYEQQDLLHPDRLANGYRDYPESAVQRVQQIRDLLQAGLSTGVIREIVPCFLGAGAALRPMVDAELAANLARELGEIERRIDTLTRNRDAIRAYLTVASPAA, via the coding sequence ATGAAGATCGGTGAACTTTCCCATCGCACCGGAGTCGCCACCCGACTCCTGCGCTACTACGAACAGCAGGACTTGCTGCACCCCGACCGCCTGGCCAACGGCTACCGGGACTACCCCGAGAGCGCAGTGCAGCGCGTCCAACAGATTCGCGATCTGCTCCAGGCGGGCCTGAGCACCGGGGTCATTCGCGAGATCGTGCCCTGCTTCCTCGGCGCCGGCGCCGCCTTGCGCCCGATGGTCGACGCGGAGTTGGCCGCGAATCTCGCCCGCGAGTTAGGCGAGATCGAGCGGCGCATCGACACCCTGACGCGCAATCGGGACGCCATCCGCGCCTACCTGACGGTCGCCAGCCCGGCCGCCTGA
- a CDS encoding type II toxin-antitoxin system RelE/ParE family toxin: protein MIESFADKETERVFRRQFSKKVPQDIQRIARRRLLLIEAATDVNDLRVPPGNRLEKLSGDRVGQYSVRINDQYRICFIWRATAAYDVEITDYH from the coding sequence GTGATCGAATCGTTCGCCGACAAGGAGACCGAGCGAGTCTTTCGCCGGCAGTTCTCGAAGAAGGTCCCGCAGGACATTCAGCGGATCGCGCGCCGGCGTCTCCTGTTGATCGAGGCGGCCACCGACGTCAACGACCTGCGGGTGCCCCCAGGCAACCGCCTGGAGAAGCTCTCCGGGGACCGGGTGGGCCAGTACAGCGTCCGGATCAACGATCAGTACCGCATCTGTTTCATCTGGCGCGCCACCGCCGCATACGACGTGGAGATCACCGACTACCACTGA
- a CDS encoding enoyl-CoA hydratase/isomerase family protein gives MADLEYSIADGIGTIVLNRPHRKNAFTLDMLDQWADALRSARTDPDVRVVLVTGADGSFCAGVDLDDFAQITSTLDRQHVLHHRVHRVAAATAELDKPLIAAIDGVAVGAGMDMALACDIRLASTRARFSEAYVRVGLIPGDGGAHLLPRIVGQARALELLWTGRFVEAQEALDLGIVLSLHTPEQLADAANDLCRRLAAGPPVAISAIKRLVRNGERVDFMTSLSMVAAEQAVVQSTRDSAEAVTAFRERRTPTFTGS, from the coding sequence ATGGCGGACCTCGAATACTCCATCGCCGACGGTATCGGCACCATCGTGCTGAACCGCCCGCACCGCAAGAACGCCTTCACCCTCGACATGCTCGACCAGTGGGCCGACGCCCTCCGCTCGGCGAGAACCGATCCGGACGTGCGGGTCGTACTCGTCACCGGAGCCGACGGTTCGTTCTGCGCCGGAGTCGATCTTGACGACTTCGCCCAGATCACCTCCACCCTCGACCGCCAGCACGTCCTCCACCACCGCGTCCACCGCGTTGCCGCCGCCACAGCCGAACTCGACAAACCGCTCATCGCCGCCATCGACGGCGTCGCCGTAGGCGCCGGGATGGACATGGCACTGGCATGCGACATCCGCCTCGCCTCCACCCGGGCCCGATTCTCCGAAGCCTACGTGCGCGTCGGCCTCATCCCCGGCGATGGCGGCGCACATCTGCTTCCCCGCATCGTCGGCCAGGCCCGCGCCCTAGAACTGCTGTGGACCGGACGGTTCGTCGAAGCGCAGGAAGCCCTCGACCTCGGCATCGTTCTATCCCTGCACACCCCCGAGCAACTTGCGGACGCTGCCAACGATCTCTGCCGCCGCCTCGCGGCCGGCCCCCCGGTCGCGATCAGTGCGATCAAACGTCTCGTGCGCAACGGCGAACGCGTCGACTTCATGACATCCCTGTCGATGGTCGCCGCGGAACAAGCCGTCGTCCAGTCCACCCGAGACTCCGCCGAGGCCGTAACCGCCTTCCGTGAACGGCGGACTCCGACGTTCACGGGGTCCTGA
- a CDS encoding alpha/beta fold hydrolase — MPIATTVDGTRIAYQVSGGGEPLVLLAGQANNHHWWDGVRSDFEPHLQVITVDYRGTGSSDSPRTGYSTRQFARDVVGVLDAAGIDTAHVYGTSMGGRVAQWIAIDHQERVRSLILGCTSPGGPHAHERAADIRHTLASADQDAVRTALIDLMYTPAWQHDHAGPYHVLGDPEMSPFARNAHLVASNSHDAWNELAQIATPTLILHGDEDLLSPVDNAHLLEERIPDTQVVILPGARHAYFDEFRQQASPAAIEFIRWCSTR, encoded by the coding sequence ATGCCGATCGCCACAACCGTGGACGGTACCCGCATCGCCTATCAGGTTTCCGGTGGCGGCGAGCCCCTGGTGCTGCTCGCCGGCCAAGCGAACAACCATCATTGGTGGGACGGAGTCCGTTCCGACTTCGAGCCGCACCTGCAGGTGATCACCGTCGACTACCGCGGCACCGGGAGCAGCGACAGTCCCCGCACCGGCTATTCCACGAGGCAGTTCGCTCGCGACGTCGTCGGGGTGCTCGATGCGGCGGGGATCGACACCGCGCATGTGTACGGAACCTCGATGGGAGGTCGTGTCGCACAGTGGATCGCGATCGACCACCAGGAGCGTGTGCGGTCCCTGATCCTCGGCTGCACCTCCCCCGGCGGTCCGCACGCTCACGAACGAGCTGCCGACATCCGTCACACCCTGGCCTCCGCGGATCAGGACGCCGTGAGGACGGCGCTGATCGACCTCATGTACACCCCGGCGTGGCAACACGACCACGCCGGCCCGTACCACGTGCTCGGTGATCCCGAGATGTCCCCGTTTGCGCGAAACGCACATCTGGTTGCCAGCAATAGCCACGACGCCTGGAACGAGTTGGCGCAGATCGCTACTCCCACCTTGATCCTGCACGGCGACGAGGACCTGCTCTCTCCTGTGGACAACGCCCATCTCCTCGAGGAACGAATCCCGGACACGCAAGTGGTAATCCTGCCCGGCGCCCGGCACGCCTACTTCGATGAATTCAGACAGCAGGCATCCCCTGCCGCAATCGAATTCATCCGATGGTGCAGCACGAGATGA
- a CDS encoding thiamine pyrophosphate-dependent enzyme, with protein MNAHNSTIGTLAGDRIDRREFVAALLDRAPEALVVTGLGSPSYDVFAAGERDRNFYLWGAMGAAVPTGLGLALARPDESVVVITGDGEQLMGIGALGSVAVKAPKNLTIVVLDNGHFGETGMQRSHSSLGADLASVASSFGIARTERVRDIGEVDRVAEFVTAREGTTFVQVFIEQTEPPRALPPRDGTAVKNKFRAALGLDTF; from the coding sequence GTGAACGCACACAATTCGACCATCGGAACCCTCGCCGGAGACCGCATCGACCGGCGCGAGTTCGTCGCCGCACTGCTCGACCGGGCACCGGAGGCACTGGTCGTCACCGGGCTCGGCTCCCCGTCCTACGACGTCTTCGCCGCCGGCGAGCGCGACCGGAACTTCTACCTCTGGGGGGCCATGGGCGCGGCCGTGCCCACCGGTCTCGGCCTCGCGCTCGCCCGACCGGACGAATCCGTTGTCGTCATCACCGGTGACGGCGAGCAGCTCATGGGCATCGGCGCGCTCGGATCGGTCGCGGTGAAGGCCCCGAAGAACCTCACCATCGTCGTCCTCGACAACGGGCACTTCGGCGAGACCGGGATGCAGCGCAGCCATTCCAGTCTTGGCGCCGACTTGGCAAGCGTTGCTTCGTCGTTCGGAATCGCGCGGACCGAACGCGTCCGTGACATCGGCGAGGTCGACCGCGTGGCGGAGTTCGTCACGGCCCGCGAAGGCACCACCTTCGTGCAGGTCTTCATCGAGCAGACCGAGCCGCCGCGCGCCCTTCCGCCCCGTGACGGCACCGCCGTGAAGAACAAGTTCCGCGCCGCGCTCGGCCTCGACACGTTCTGA
- a CDS encoding LysR substrate-binding domain-containing protein, whose translation MEIRQLKALVAVADTGSVTRAAQVLHLVQPAVTRHIATLEDELGTQLFERSRAGMLLTEVGEQVLERARRALREIERAKEVASTSDHSVSGHVSVGLLPSVARVIGPRLSDAIVSQHPGLQLQLTVGYAGHLAKWLEGGAVDFAILFDQPMSSAFSMDPVAIEDLWAIAPPGSLEDTGAPIPLEHVLSQPMIIPNPPHGLRTLIDVAAARLGITPSVTLETNDATLQRALVADKLGWSMLPASMATAGAHGDEVIAVPTTPSLTRTLTLVRPRGRMSAAEAVVHNALLDAVTAMVDQGLWTAP comes from the coding sequence ATGGAGATTCGGCAGCTCAAAGCCCTGGTAGCCGTGGCGGACACCGGCAGCGTCACGAGGGCGGCCCAGGTGTTGCATCTGGTGCAGCCGGCGGTGACTCGCCACATCGCCACCCTCGAGGACGAACTGGGAACCCAGCTGTTCGAACGCTCACGGGCGGGAATGCTGCTCACCGAGGTCGGCGAGCAGGTGCTCGAACGTGCCCGCAGGGCGCTACGGGAGATCGAGCGTGCGAAGGAAGTTGCCTCGACGTCCGACCATTCGGTCTCCGGGCACGTGTCGGTGGGACTGCTGCCCAGCGTCGCGCGGGTCATCGGACCACGGCTGTCCGACGCGATCGTCTCCCAGCATCCCGGCCTACAACTCCAGTTGACGGTCGGCTACGCCGGTCACCTGGCGAAATGGCTCGAGGGCGGGGCCGTCGACTTCGCCATACTTTTCGACCAGCCGATGTCCTCGGCCTTCTCGATGGACCCGGTCGCAATCGAGGACTTGTGGGCCATCGCTCCCCCCGGCTCACTCGAGGACACCGGGGCGCCGATCCCTCTCGAACATGTTCTCTCGCAACCGATGATCATTCCGAACCCACCCCACGGACTGCGGACACTGATCGACGTCGCCGCGGCCCGGCTCGGCATCACGCCGTCGGTTACCCTCGAAACCAACGACGCCACCCTCCAACGCGCCCTCGTCGCCGACAAACTCGGGTGGTCGATGCTGCCGGCGAGTATGGCAACGGCCGGCGCGCACGGCGACGAGGTGATCGCGGTACCCACCACCCCCTCCCTGACCCGGACGCTGACACTGGTCCGCCCACGTGGACGGATGTCGGCGGCCGAAGCGGTGGTGCACAACGCCCTGCTCGATGCCGTGACCGCGATGGTCGACCAGGGGCTGTGGACCGCGCCGTGA
- a CDS encoding aldehyde dehydrogenase — MQTYLLHIDGQRRPSADDTYFETDNPYTGRPWAQIARGQAQDVEDAVQAAHRAMTTGPWAGMSPSARGLVLQRIADALEDNAELLARTEVRDNGKLYSEMLGQCRYLAQWYRYYGGLADKIEGRVVPVDKPGYFTYTRREPIGVVGIITPWNSPLLLLTWKLAPALAAGCSVVVKPSEYTSASTLEFVRILEQAGLPAGVVNVVTGFGPDVGSPLVDHPLVRKVGFTGSDATGRHIGAAAARGLKRVSLELGGKSPNIVFADADLDAAVNGAVSGIFAATGQTCIAGSRLLVQRSVHEEVVAKLVALASTARIGDPMDPDTQVGPITTRDQYKKVLEYIDIAAAEGAHLALGGAAATDTGTDGWFVQPTVFTGVRNQSRLAQEEVFGPVLAVIPFDTEDEAVAIANDSKYGLGAGVWTTDLPRAFRMAEAIESGTVWVNTYRAVSFMLPFGGVKDSGIGRENGTEAIDEYLETKSVWINTGAPTGNPFVLR; from the coding sequence ATGCAGACTTACCTGCTCCACATCGACGGGCAACGGCGCCCGTCCGCCGACGACACGTACTTCGAGACGGACAACCCCTACACCGGCCGGCCCTGGGCACAGATCGCGCGCGGGCAGGCTCAGGATGTCGAGGACGCCGTCCAGGCCGCGCACCGTGCCATGACCACCGGGCCGTGGGCGGGCATGAGTCCCAGCGCTCGTGGGCTCGTCCTCCAACGCATCGCGGATGCCCTCGAGGACAACGCCGAACTGCTTGCCCGCACCGAGGTCCGCGACAACGGCAAGCTCTACAGTGAGATGCTCGGCCAGTGCCGGTATCTCGCGCAGTGGTACCGCTACTACGGCGGACTTGCCGACAAGATCGAAGGCCGCGTCGTTCCCGTCGACAAGCCGGGATACTTCACCTACACCCGGCGCGAGCCGATCGGGGTTGTCGGGATCATCACCCCGTGGAATTCGCCGCTGCTGCTGCTCACCTGGAAACTGGCGCCGGCGCTGGCGGCCGGGTGCTCGGTGGTGGTCAAACCGTCCGAGTACACCTCCGCCTCCACTCTCGAATTCGTGCGTATTCTCGAGCAGGCGGGTCTGCCGGCCGGTGTGGTCAACGTGGTCACCGGTTTCGGCCCCGACGTGGGCAGTCCCCTGGTCGACCACCCACTGGTCCGCAAGGTCGGCTTCACTGGGTCGGACGCCACCGGACGGCACATCGGAGCCGCGGCCGCGCGCGGACTCAAGCGGGTGTCCCTCGAACTCGGCGGCAAGTCACCGAACATCGTCTTCGCCGACGCCGATCTCGATGCCGCGGTCAACGGCGCGGTGTCCGGCATCTTCGCCGCAACCGGTCAGACCTGCATCGCCGGAAGCCGCCTTCTGGTACAGCGATCCGTGCACGAGGAGGTTGTTGCCAAGCTGGTCGCGCTCGCCTCGACCGCCCGGATCGGAGACCCGATGGACCCCGACACCCAGGTGGGGCCGATCACCACTCGGGACCAGTACAAGAAGGTTCTCGAGTACATCGACATCGCCGCCGCCGAAGGCGCACACCTCGCGCTCGGCGGGGCGGCGGCCACCGACACCGGAACCGACGGGTGGTTCGTACAGCCGACCGTGTTCACCGGGGTGCGCAATCAGTCGCGGCTCGCGCAAGAGGAGGTCTTCGGACCGGTGCTCGCGGTGATCCCGTTCGACACCGAAGACGAGGCGGTCGCCATCGCCAACGATTCGAAATACGGTCTCGGCGCCGGTGTCTGGACCACCGACCTGCCTCGGGCGTTTCGCATGGCGGAGGCGATCGAATCGGGAACGGTCTGGGTGAACACCTACCGGGCAGTGAGCTTCATGCTGCCGTTCGGAGGTGTGAAGGACTCCGGTATCGGCCGGGAAAACGGCACCGAGGCAATCGACGAGTACCTCGAAACCAAGAGCGTGTGGATCAACACCGGGGCGCCGACCGGAAACCCGTTCGTCCTGCGCTGA
- a CDS encoding MFS transporter produces the protein MASTPPGPPVPAISQEHPHSRGYYIRSVIAGSIGNMIEWFDWFVYTTFAIYFAGQFFPKGDTTAQLLNTAAIFAVGFLARPVGGWLLGRLSDRKGRKAGLTITVSLMSFSALLIALAPNYATAGYVGAGMLVAARILQGLSVGGEYATSAAYLTEVSKKGWRGLGASFQYISVTLGQIAGVLLLIILQFLLSEEQLTSWGWRIPFVIGTIAAVAVFCLRRGMHETDAYSALEKKDMHERRGTLSEVWKHRKAAFLVFTLTLGGSVAYYTYTTYLTSYLVNSVGLSKEDAARVNFVALVGFLFLLPLGGYISDKIGRRPVLIFFGLGTTVFTYPILQGMQDSPTWLWCLAFTLIGLTFVAGYSAVNAVVKAELFPTEVRTVGVAIPYNIAQAVFGGTASYIALALRDAGHENYFFVYVSVCAAISLLTYLFMRETRDVDLVGPTATTATAATRVDSHT, from the coding sequence ATGGCCTCCACCCCACCCGGACCCCCCGTCCCCGCAATATCGCAGGAACACCCGCACTCGCGCGGCTACTACATCAGATCCGTTATCGCCGGCTCTATCGGCAACATGATCGAATGGTTCGACTGGTTCGTCTACACCACCTTCGCGATCTATTTCGCGGGCCAGTTCTTCCCCAAGGGCGACACCACCGCACAGTTGCTGAACACCGCCGCAATCTTCGCCGTCGGCTTCCTCGCCCGCCCTGTGGGTGGATGGCTACTCGGCCGGCTGTCGGATCGCAAGGGCCGCAAGGCCGGCCTGACCATCACCGTCTCGTTGATGTCCTTCAGCGCGCTGCTCATCGCCCTGGCGCCTAATTACGCCACTGCCGGATACGTCGGCGCCGGAATGCTCGTCGCCGCCCGTATCCTTCAGGGACTCTCCGTGGGTGGGGAGTACGCGACCTCCGCCGCGTATCTCACCGAGGTGTCAAAGAAGGGCTGGCGAGGGCTGGGCGCGAGCTTCCAGTACATTTCTGTCACCCTCGGCCAGATCGCCGGCGTTTTGCTGCTGATCATCCTTCAATTCCTGCTCAGCGAGGAACAGCTCACGTCATGGGGATGGCGCATCCCGTTCGTCATCGGCACCATCGCCGCCGTTGCCGTGTTCTGCCTGCGTCGTGGCATGCACGAAACCGATGCCTACTCCGCACTCGAGAAGAAGGACATGCACGAGCGCCGCGGCACACTGAGCGAAGTATGGAAGCACCGCAAGGCCGCATTCCTCGTCTTTACCCTCACCCTCGGTGGATCGGTCGCCTACTACACATACACGACCTATCTGACCAGCTACCTTGTCAACAGTGTTGGTCTGTCCAAGGAAGATGCCGCACGTGTGAACTTCGTTGCGCTGGTGGGTTTCCTGTTCCTCCTCCCCCTCGGCGGTTACATCTCCGACAAGATCGGGCGGCGACCCGTGCTGATCTTCTTCGGCCTCGGCACCACCGTATTCACCTATCCGATCCTGCAAGGCATGCAGGATTCCCCCACCTGGCTATGGTGCCTCGCCTTCACACTGATCGGCCTGACGTTCGTCGCCGGATACTCGGCGGTCAACGCCGTCGTCAAGGCCGAGCTGTTTCCCACCGAAGTCCGCACCGTCGGTGTGGCCATTCCCTACAACATCGCCCAAGCCGTCTTCGGTGGAACGGCCTCCTACATCGCGCTCGCCCTGCGCGATGCCGGCCACGAAAACTACTTCTTCGTGTACGTCTCCGTCTGCGCCGCCATCTCACTTCTCACGTACCTGTTCATGCGCGAAACACGCGATGTCGACCTCGTCGGCCCAACAGCCACCACCGCGACCGCAGCGACGCGGGTCGACTCCCACACCTAG
- a CDS encoding LLM class flavin-dependent oxidoreductase translates to MNNLRDIPLSLLNLAPIRHGGTATEALHETIELARKAEEFGYHRYWIAEHHNMAAVASAATSVLIGQVAAATERIKVGSGGIMLPNHAPYVVAEQFGTLASLYPGRIDLGLGRAPGTDPWTAQALRRGEATAEDFPAQVAEVRRYLAPDGPTRRVRAIPGEGTNVPLYILGSSTFGAALAAKEGLPFVFASHFAPNQLSAALDIYRANFRPSENLDKPHSVVGVNVIAADTDRDAQHIFTTLQRKFLTLIRGELQNLPPVDDIDQLWSPQEASAVGAMLRASCVGSPDTVRDGLNQLVEQTQADELIVLTETWEFKDRIRSYELLAELKTA, encoded by the coding sequence ATGAACAACCTCCGCGATATCCCGCTCTCCCTTCTCAACCTCGCCCCCATCCGGCACGGCGGCACAGCCACCGAGGCGCTGCACGAGACCATCGAACTCGCACGCAAGGCAGAGGAGTTCGGCTACCACCGCTACTGGATCGCCGAGCACCACAACATGGCCGCCGTGGCCTCGGCGGCGACCTCCGTCCTGATCGGGCAGGTGGCCGCTGCCACCGAGAGGATCAAGGTCGGCTCCGGCGGCATCATGCTCCCCAACCACGCCCCGTACGTGGTCGCCGAGCAGTTCGGCACCCTCGCCTCCCTCTACCCCGGACGCATCGACCTCGGGTTGGGTCGCGCACCGGGTACCGACCCGTGGACCGCCCAGGCACTGCGGCGCGGTGAAGCCACCGCCGAGGACTTTCCGGCCCAGGTGGCGGAGGTTCGCCGCTACCTCGCGCCGGACGGACCCACCCGCCGGGTCCGCGCCATCCCCGGCGAGGGCACCAACGTCCCGCTGTACATCCTCGGTTCCTCCACCTTCGGCGCGGCCCTGGCCGCGAAGGAAGGCCTGCCCTTCGTCTTCGCCTCGCACTTCGCTCCCAACCAGCTGTCCGCTGCCCTGGACATCTACCGTGCGAACTTCCGCCCCTCCGAGAACCTGGACAAGCCACACTCCGTTGTCGGCGTGAACGTGATCGCCGCCGACACCGACCGAGACGCCCAGCACATTTTCACGACCCTCCAGCGCAAGTTCCTCACCCTGATCCGCGGCGAACTGCAGAACCTGCCTCCCGTCGACGACATCGACCAGCTGTGGTCCCCGCAAGAAGCGTCGGCCGTCGGTGCCATGCTCCGCGCGTCCTGCGTCGGCTCGCCTGACACCGTCCGCGACGGCCTCAACCAGTTGGTCGAGCAGACGCAGGCCGACGAACTCATCGTGCTCACCGAGACCTGGGAGTTCAAGGACCGGATCCGCAGCTACGAACTCCTCGCCGAACTGAAGACAGCATGA
- a CDS encoding MFS transporter has protein sequence MTDVMNDSSRSKRGGLAVLFVAAFMAITTETLPMGLLPQMGQGLGASESQVGLLVAIYAFVVMLVTLPVTAWTANWPRRRLFLVIMAAFAVSNLLMALAPTFPVLAGVAVLVMAGAPALLPQVPGTRSADSSAAKAFRIPGVLAIAVTTTVVMLGHFTLYTYVAPYLQDAGISEKAVSPVLFAFGVAGIAGVWCAGMLVDRRPRGALLSAAGLVVLALAGLGAVGWFTPATIALIVLWGLAHAALPTFLQSAALKAAPAAQAAASALFIIGFNLGIGGGSLVGGRVLDHIGVAAVPGAAAALTAVALLIVVFARTSALPRRTTSAVIARPGNKDEASLTHELAELGQHR, from the coding sequence GTGACCGACGTAATGAACGACTCCTCCAGATCGAAAAGGGGCGGCCTCGCCGTCCTGTTCGTGGCCGCCTTCATGGCCATCACCACCGAGACCCTGCCCATGGGTCTGCTGCCGCAGATGGGCCAAGGCCTGGGGGCATCAGAGTCGCAGGTCGGACTGTTGGTCGCGATCTACGCCTTCGTTGTCATGCTCGTGACCTTGCCCGTCACCGCATGGACCGCCAACTGGCCACGGCGTCGACTCTTTCTGGTGATCATGGCAGCTTTCGCCGTGAGCAACCTCTTGATGGCCCTCGCCCCCACCTTTCCCGTCCTGGCCGGGGTTGCGGTCCTCGTGATGGCCGGGGCTCCTGCCCTGTTGCCTCAGGTTCCTGGCACGCGCTCCGCCGACTCGTCGGCCGCCAAGGCGTTCAGGATCCCTGGAGTGCTGGCCATCGCCGTCACGACCACCGTGGTCATGCTGGGTCACTTCACGCTCTATACCTATGTCGCCCCCTATCTGCAGGATGCCGGTATCTCCGAGAAGGCGGTCAGCCCTGTCCTTTTCGCCTTCGGTGTCGCGGGCATCGCCGGGGTGTGGTGCGCCGGAATGCTGGTGGACCGGCGCCCGCGGGGTGCCCTGCTGAGCGCCGCTGGCCTCGTGGTTCTGGCCCTTGCCGGATTGGGGGCAGTCGGCTGGTTCACTCCTGCGACGATCGCTCTGATTGTGCTGTGGGGACTGGCCCACGCGGCACTACCGACCTTCCTGCAGTCGGCCGCGCTCAAAGCAGCGCCAGCCGCACAGGCTGCCGCCTCCGCGCTGTTCATAATCGGCTTCAACCTCGGCATCGGCGGCGGTTCGCTGGTCGGCGGCCGGGTCCTCGATCACATCGGCGTGGCCGCCGTGCCCGGTGCGGCCGCTGCACTCACCGCGGTCGCCTTGCTCATCGTCGTGTTCGCGCGCACGTCCGCCCTCCCCCGGCGCACGACGTCGGCCGTCATCGCCCGACCCGGCAACAAGGACGAGGCCAGCCTCACTCACGAACTCGCCGAGCTCGGTCAGCACCGCTGA
- a CDS encoding recombinase family protein codes for MQELGYARVSTSKQDLARQIDAHTEAGIDPANIYVDKKSGTTTELPGLQALLEYARCGDVIVVHTLDRLGRTGRDTLNLIHDLHQRDIGFRNLADPIRIDSTNPDDPMGQLAVVLLALFGQMERTYAVERTAHARTVAEKTGRRTGRPSVVTDAQLAYATQLRDGGATIAEITAKTGLTRSTLYRHLPTRQAETLTADDAATGEEKPSPSPDPAAARTSTSASTCTRRGTAPAANRTATSW; via the coding sequence GTGCAGGAGCTGGGGTATGCACGGGTATCGACGAGCAAGCAGGACCTCGCCCGGCAGATCGACGCGCACACCGAGGCGGGGATCGACCCGGCGAACATCTACGTGGACAAGAAGTCCGGGACCACTACCGAACTGCCCGGACTACAGGCGCTGCTCGAATACGCCCGCTGCGGTGACGTGATCGTGGTGCACACCCTCGACCGTCTCGGCCGCACCGGCCGCGACACCCTGAACCTGATCCACGACCTGCACCAACGCGACATCGGCTTCCGCAATCTGGCCGACCCGATCCGCATCGACTCGACGAACCCGGACGACCCGATGGGCCAGCTGGCGGTGGTGCTGCTGGCACTATTCGGGCAGATGGAACGCACCTACGCGGTCGAGCGGACCGCGCACGCCCGCACGGTGGCAGAGAAGACGGGCCGCCGGACCGGCCGACCCAGCGTGGTCACCGACGCCCAGCTCGCCTACGCCACCCAGCTCCGGGACGGCGGGGCCACCATCGCCGAGATCACCGCGAAGACCGGGCTCACCCGCTCGACCCTCTACCGGCATCTGCCGACCCGACAGGCCGAGACGCTCACCGCCGACGACGCCGCCACGGGCGAGGAGAAGCCCTCGCCGTCACCGGATCCGGCGGCGGCGCGGACCTCGACGAGCGCGAGCACCTGCACGAGGCGCGGCACTGCGCCCGCTGCCAACCGCACGGCCACGTCGTGGTGA